In Myxococcus stipitatus, the following are encoded in one genomic region:
- a CDS encoding NADPH:quinone oxidoreductase family protein: MRALQMQRLDGPDGLTLVELPEPEAGEQVLIDVVAAGVSFPDLLLSRGQYQMKPPLPFVPGVEVAGRVRAAPAGCEVKPGDRVMAFSFGLGGFAEVAAIAPEMVFRIPERWSFEAAAGVVMNYHTAHFALHRRGRVKAGETVVVHGAAGGVGTACVQVARGAGARVIAVVSDERKAEVARKAGAHEVLLSTGPWMGQVKEKTDGLGANVVVDPVGSDIFDRSLKVLAPEGRLLVVGFAGGRIPEVAVNRLLLRNIDVVGVAWGGFLMHEPSLTHTIARELEALAERGILDPVVGSVFPLEEGAQALRELEARRATGKVVLRMRAE; this comes from the coding sequence ATGCGCGCGCTTCAAATGCAGCGACTGGATGGACCGGATGGGCTCACGCTGGTGGAGCTCCCGGAGCCCGAGGCGGGAGAGCAGGTGCTCATCGACGTGGTGGCCGCGGGCGTGAGCTTCCCCGACCTGTTGTTGAGCCGCGGGCAGTACCAGATGAAGCCGCCGTTGCCCTTCGTGCCGGGAGTAGAGGTGGCGGGGAGGGTGCGGGCCGCGCCCGCGGGCTGCGAGGTGAAGCCGGGCGACCGGGTGATGGCGTTCAGCTTCGGGCTGGGAGGCTTCGCGGAGGTGGCGGCCATCGCGCCGGAGATGGTGTTCCGGATTCCGGAGCGCTGGAGCTTCGAGGCGGCGGCGGGGGTGGTGATGAACTACCACACGGCGCACTTCGCGCTGCACCGCCGGGGGCGGGTGAAGGCGGGAGAGACGGTGGTGGTGCACGGCGCGGCGGGCGGCGTGGGGACGGCGTGTGTGCAGGTGGCGCGCGGTGCGGGCGCCCGGGTCATCGCGGTGGTGAGCGACGAGCGCAAGGCGGAGGTGGCCCGCAAGGCGGGGGCGCACGAGGTGCTGCTCTCCACGGGGCCGTGGATGGGGCAGGTCAAGGAGAAGACCGACGGACTGGGCGCCAACGTGGTGGTGGACCCGGTGGGGAGTGACATCTTCGACCGGAGCCTCAAGGTGCTGGCTCCAGAGGGACGGCTGCTGGTGGTGGGGTTCGCGGGCGGACGTATCCCGGAGGTGGCTGTCAACCGGTTACTGCTGCGCAACATCGACGTGGTGGGTGTGGCCTGGGGTGGGTTCCTCATGCATGAGCCCTCGCTGACTCACACCATCGCCCGGGAGCTGGAGGCCCTGGCGGAGCGCGGCATCCTCGACCCGGTGGTGGGGAGCGTCTTCCCTCTGGAGGAGGGGGCCCAGGCGCTGCGCGAGCTGGAGGCGCGGCGGGCCACGGGCAAGGTCGTCCTGAGGATGCGCGCGGAGTGA
- a CDS encoding response regulator, translated as MTATPSLTFLFVDEDPRALAALRRLARDLPGGKRFARDMTEALALVREETPRVVVSGDFLPDGEGLELLEQVRAHHPCTACALHALRPPTRPCLRGITWVDRAAPPSQVHAQLRALGSGSC; from the coding sequence ATGACCGCGACCCCCTCGCTCACCTTCCTGTTCGTGGACGAAGACCCTCGCGCGCTCGCGGCCCTGCGGCGCCTCGCGAGAGACTTGCCAGGTGGGAAGCGCTTCGCGCGGGACATGACGGAGGCCCTCGCGCTCGTGCGCGAAGAGACGCCGCGCGTGGTGGTGAGCGGAGACTTCCTCCCGGATGGAGAGGGCCTGGAGCTGCTGGAGCAGGTGCGCGCCCACCACCCCTGCACCGCCTGCGCGCTGCATGCGTTGCGTCCCCCCACCCGCCCCTGCCTCCGGGGCATCACCTGGGTGGACCGCGCCGCGCCCCCCTCGCAGGTGCACGCGCAGCTGCGCGCCCTGGGCTCGGGCTCCTGCTGA
- a CDS encoding helix-turn-helix transcriptional regulator, with protein sequence MEKTLASRLGGAARLARTRLNLTQADVAERIGIASEVYGRLERGHMLPSIQTFRRLCVVLSISADEALGLKPSQEVKWAAEPPSEYGESGELRRLLRRAKQLDRSAIRLLSVLAAQFKPKGS encoded by the coding sequence ATGGAAAAGACCCTCGCCTCTCGTCTCGGAGGAGCTGCGCGCCTCGCTCGGACTCGCCTGAATCTGACGCAGGCCGACGTCGCGGAGCGCATCGGTATCGCGAGCGAAGTCTACGGGCGGCTGGAGCGCGGCCACATGCTGCCGAGCATCCAGACTTTCCGCCGGCTGTGCGTGGTGCTTTCCATCTCCGCCGACGAGGCGCTGGGTCTCAAGCCCTCCCAGGAGGTCAAGTGGGCCGCGGAGCCCCCCAGCGAGTATGGCGAGTCGGGTGAGTTGCGCCGCCTCCTGCGCCGCGCCAAGCAGTTGGACCGCAGCGCCATCCGCCTCCTGAGCGTGTTGGCCGCCCAGTTCAAGCCCAAGGGGAGCTGA
- a CDS encoding winged helix DNA-binding domain-containing protein — MASTSPPSPTVLQPDEARRFLIGQHGLARPLYPPGARGVRALLKALRCIQLDPLDVIGTNADLVALARVDGIARGDVYRHLMPGHAFEHFAKERCLLPASAFPYYRDHAVQAPWWRQEERLKRIPEAVLHAVLDEVTRVGPASSRDLSDHGTVAPLDWSGWKSTARATAMALDVLWTRCQVVVCGRSPGGKVYDIPGRALPRMADAPVKVPFHRWALLERVEAAGLLSRASGPHWSSLSDVRTSTLPDTLVAEGKLEEVSVPGSPRRYLAPTGFREREFPEPDARMRILGPLDPVLWDRGLVRVAFGFDYVWEVYKPAAQRQWGWYVCPLLHRGKLVGRLEARVREGELQVDNLWREKGVKLDDAALDEALARHAVACGAELARRPRARAAS, encoded by the coding sequence GTGGCTTCGACCTCTCCTCCCTCCCCCACCGTGCTTCAGCCCGACGAGGCACGTCGTTTCCTCATCGGGCAGCACGGCCTCGCCCGCCCCCTGTATCCTCCCGGGGCACGTGGCGTTCGCGCGCTCCTCAAGGCGCTGCGCTGCATCCAGCTCGACCCGCTGGATGTCATCGGCACCAACGCGGACCTGGTGGCGCTCGCACGCGTGGACGGCATTGCTCGCGGCGACGTGTACCGCCACCTCATGCCGGGCCACGCCTTCGAGCACTTCGCCAAGGAGCGCTGCCTGCTGCCCGCCAGCGCCTTCCCCTACTACCGCGACCACGCCGTCCAGGCGCCCTGGTGGCGACAGGAAGAGCGGCTCAAGCGCATCCCCGAAGCCGTCCTCCATGCCGTGCTCGATGAAGTCACACGCGTGGGCCCCGCGTCCTCCCGCGACCTCTCGGACCATGGGACCGTGGCGCCCCTCGACTGGAGCGGATGGAAGAGCACCGCTCGCGCCACCGCCATGGCCCTGGATGTCCTCTGGACGCGCTGCCAGGTCGTCGTGTGCGGGCGCAGCCCCGGGGGCAAGGTCTATGACATCCCAGGCCGAGCACTGCCGCGCATGGCCGACGCTCCCGTGAAGGTCCCCTTCCACCGCTGGGCCCTGCTCGAGCGCGTGGAGGCCGCGGGACTGCTCAGCCGCGCCAGCGGGCCTCACTGGTCCTCGCTGTCCGACGTGCGCACGTCCACCCTCCCCGACACGCTGGTCGCCGAGGGCAAGCTGGAGGAAGTGTCCGTCCCAGGCTCTCCCCGCCGCTACCTCGCGCCCACGGGCTTCCGCGAGCGCGAGTTCCCGGAGCCCGACGCACGCATGCGAATCCTCGGGCCGCTGGACCCGGTGCTCTGGGACCGGGGGCTGGTCCGTGTGGCCTTCGGCTTCGATTACGTCTGGGAGGTCTACAAGCCCGCCGCCCAGCGGCAATGGGGCTGGTACGTGTGTCCCCTGCTCCACCGCGGCAAGCTGGTGGGACGGCTGGAAGCGCGCGTGCGTGAAGGCGAACTCCAGGTGGACAACCTGTGGCGGGAGAAGGGCGTGAAGCTGGACGACGCGGCCCTGGACGAAGCCCTCGCGCGACACGCGGTGGCCTGTGGCGCGGAGCTCGCTCGCCGTCCCCGGGCCCGTGCCGCGTCCTGA
- a CDS encoding metallophosphoesterase: MKLYAISDLHLRHADNRQALQTLPFFPDDWLIVAGDVGETLSEMDFMLRTLTARFRQVIWVPGNHELWTLPSEQPSLKGDARYQRLVSLCRSHGALTPEDPYVRWPGEGPHRVIVPMFLGYDYSFRPDHVPENKALDWAMEENLLCTDEVLLHPEPYATRTEWCIARVEATRARLDALPAGCSTILINHYPLRHEHVWLPRIPRFSIWCGTKRTEDWHARYRAEVVVTGHLHIPFTQWRDGVRFEEVSLGYPQQWKHRGGIERCLREILPGIPRQPR; the protein is encoded by the coding sequence ATGAAGCTCTACGCCATCAGCGACTTGCACCTGCGCCACGCGGACAACCGCCAGGCCCTGCAGACCCTCCCCTTCTTCCCCGACGACTGGCTCATCGTCGCGGGCGACGTGGGCGAAACGCTGTCCGAGATGGACTTCATGCTGCGCACGCTGACGGCGCGCTTCCGTCAGGTCATCTGGGTTCCAGGCAACCACGAGCTGTGGACGCTTCCCTCCGAGCAGCCCTCGCTGAAAGGGGATGCGCGCTACCAGCGGCTGGTCTCCCTGTGCCGGAGCCACGGCGCGCTCACTCCCGAAGACCCGTACGTGCGCTGGCCCGGCGAGGGACCTCACCGCGTCATCGTCCCCATGTTCCTGGGCTACGACTATTCGTTCCGCCCGGACCATGTCCCGGAGAACAAGGCGCTGGACTGGGCCATGGAGGAGAACCTGCTCTGCACCGACGAGGTCCTCCTGCATCCAGAGCCCTACGCCACCCGCACCGAGTGGTGCATCGCCCGCGTCGAGGCGACCCGCGCCCGGCTCGACGCGCTCCCCGCGGGCTGCTCCACCATCCTCATCAACCACTACCCGCTGCGCCACGAACACGTGTGGCTGCCGCGCATCCCCCGCTTCTCCATCTGGTGCGGCACCAAGCGCACCGAGGACTGGCACGCGCGCTACCGGGCGGAGGTCGTCGTGACGGGCCACCTCCACATCCCCTTCACGCAGTGGCGCGACGGGGTGCGCTTCGAGGAGGTCTCACTGGGATATCCCCAGCAGTGGAAGCACCGGGGCGGCATCGAGCGGTGCCTCCGCGAAATCCTCCCGGGCATCCCGCGGCAGCCTCGCTGA
- a CDS encoding M4 family metallopeptidase: MVNQRVRGALGVAALSFLVGCNESTPAPEANKPQEAAKKTAALGNGINIVDAEKGTDIPTFISGNLGELALAPAGAASMRQSDLAPALTAVAPLFHLKSGDLFLKKAYTDPQGDSHFRFGVRINNVDVYGGELRIHTRNGQIIAANTNTRSDLKAEASPSVDASVAKSAVASDRESHDGLRIEEATELVYWRDADQLILAYKVVQVGEKKDGTPVRDFVLVNAKNGDVMVRLPQIHEAINRRMHNGNNTTTLPGTLVRTEGQPEHADPVVNTNYDHLGTVYDCYNELFGRDSIDNLGGALISTVHHRVNYVNAFWNGTQMVYGDGDGVTASNLANSLDVTAHELTHAVTDFESELIYSGESGGMNESMSDIFGAVCEWFGDGKVVSNRTWLVGDDVWTPSIPNDALRYMANPTQDGDSIDYFPDYSSGIDVHYSSGIPNLAFYLLSQGGTHPRGKTTTVVAGIGIEKAARIWYKANADILQANSGFEASKIATEQAATQLGYDAATIASVTNAWKAVGVGVPIIIDSTQIEKNVPVPNISGGRGERKYFHVEVPEGAYDLTFSISGGTGDADLHVRFGNPPTTTTYDCRPYRSGNVESCVFPTPSQGKWYAMLNGFSPYAGVTLTVTWKGGYIPVESGVAVKNLSGAAGSSTVFTIQVPERKPGTGTNSLFVQTGEGEGNPDVYVKLGSAPTKSDYDCRSVKEHMSEVCNLHNVPAGKYYIEVFGAKGGYEGIAFIASHK; the protein is encoded by the coding sequence ATGGTGAATCAGCGAGTGCGCGGTGCACTTGGCGTAGCGGCGCTGTCTTTCCTGGTTGGTTGCAACGAGTCCACTCCTGCTCCCGAGGCCAACAAGCCCCAGGAAGCCGCGAAGAAGACCGCGGCCCTTGGCAACGGGATCAACATCGTCGACGCGGAGAAGGGCACGGATATCCCCACGTTCATCTCGGGGAATCTGGGCGAGTTGGCGCTGGCGCCCGCGGGTGCCGCGTCCATGCGTCAGTCGGACCTGGCCCCTGCCCTGACGGCCGTGGCCCCGCTGTTTCACCTGAAGTCGGGTGACCTGTTCCTGAAGAAGGCCTACACGGACCCCCAGGGCGACAGTCACTTCCGCTTTGGCGTGCGCATCAACAACGTGGACGTGTACGGCGGTGAGCTGCGCATCCACACCCGCAATGGTCAAATCATCGCGGCGAACACCAACACCCGCAGCGACCTGAAGGCGGAGGCCTCGCCCTCCGTGGACGCGTCCGTGGCGAAGTCCGCCGTGGCGTCGGACCGCGAGTCGCATGACGGCCTGCGCATCGAAGAGGCGACGGAGCTGGTGTACTGGCGCGACGCCGATCAGCTCATCCTGGCCTACAAGGTCGTCCAGGTCGGTGAGAAGAAGGACGGCACGCCCGTTCGCGACTTCGTGCTCGTCAACGCGAAGAACGGCGACGTGATGGTGCGCCTGCCGCAGATTCACGAGGCCATCAACCGCCGGATGCACAACGGCAACAACACCACCACGCTGCCCGGCACCCTGGTCCGCACCGAGGGTCAGCCGGAGCACGCCGACCCGGTCGTCAACACCAACTACGACCACCTGGGCACGGTGTACGACTGCTACAACGAGCTGTTCGGCCGCGACTCCATCGACAACCTGGGTGGCGCGCTCATCAGCACCGTCCACCACCGCGTCAACTACGTGAACGCCTTCTGGAACGGCACCCAGATGGTGTACGGCGATGGCGACGGCGTGACGGCCAGCAACCTGGCCAACTCGCTGGACGTGACGGCGCACGAGCTGACCCACGCCGTGACGGACTTCGAGTCCGAGCTCATCTACTCGGGTGAGTCCGGCGGCATGAACGAGTCCATGTCGGACATCTTCGGCGCGGTCTGCGAGTGGTTTGGCGACGGCAAGGTCGTCAGCAACCGCACGTGGCTGGTCGGCGACGACGTCTGGACGCCGTCCATCCCGAACGACGCCCTGCGCTACATGGCGAACCCCACGCAGGACGGGGACTCCATCGACTACTTCCCGGACTACTCGTCCGGCATCGATGTGCACTACAGCTCCGGTATCCCCAACCTGGCGTTCTACCTGCTCTCGCAGGGTGGCACGCACCCGCGTGGCAAGACGACGACGGTGGTGGCGGGCATCGGCATCGAGAAGGCCGCGCGCATCTGGTACAAGGCCAACGCGGACATCCTGCAGGCGAACTCGGGCTTCGAGGCCTCCAAGATCGCCACCGAGCAGGCCGCCACGCAGCTGGGCTACGACGCCGCGACGATTGCGTCCGTGACCAACGCCTGGAAGGCCGTGGGCGTGGGCGTGCCCATCATCATCGACAGCACCCAGATTGAGAAGAACGTCCCGGTGCCGAACATCTCCGGTGGCCGTGGCGAGCGGAAGTACTTCCACGTCGAGGTTCCGGAGGGTGCCTACGACCTGACCTTCTCCATCTCCGGCGGCACGGGTGACGCGGACCTGCACGTCCGCTTCGGCAACCCCCCGACGACCACCACGTACGACTGCCGTCCGTACCGCAGCGGCAACGTGGAGAGCTGCGTGTTCCCGACCCCGAGCCAGGGCAAGTGGTACGCGATGCTCAACGGCTTCAGCCCCTACGCGGGCGTGACGCTGACGGTCACCTGGAAGGGTGGCTACATCCCGGTGGAGAGCGGCGTGGCGGTGAAGAACCTGTCCGGCGCGGCGGGCTCCTCCACGGTGTTCACCATCCAGGTTCCGGAGCGCAAGCCCGGCACCGGCACCAACAGCCTCTTCGTCCAGACGGGCGAGGGCGAGGGCAACCCCGACGTGTACGTGAAGCTCGGCTCGGCCCCGACCAAGTCCGACTACGACTGCCGCAGCGTGAAGGAGCACATGTCGGAAGTGTGCAACCTCCACAACGTGCCGGCCGGCAAGTACTACATCGAGGTCTTCGGCGCGAAGGGTGGCTACGAGGGCATCGCGTTCATCGCGTCGCACAAGTAA